The nucleotide sequence GATAGCCAGCCCCTGCTGGGACCGGCGCCGCTGGCGGCATGACGGCAGGGACGACGGCCAGGGTTTGTACCGATACGGCTACCCTGTGCGTGTTCGACCCGGCGCTCTTGCGTCACAAGCTGGACGATGACTGCGACTGGTGGAGCATCCCCGGCGCGGAACTGGCGGCCGTGAATGCGGGCCAGGTGGCTTTTTTTAACGTGAGCGGCGACGGCGCGTATGACCTGGTAGTGCACGCAGAACTTGCCGAGCCGCACGTGAGCGTGCATCTGGCCGTGGTCTCGGGCCGCGTCTTCATCGGTGCCGGGGAAGACGTCACGGGCGGCGGCCTGGAACCGGACACGGCATTTGGCGGCCTGTTCGTGGACGTGCCCGTGGGCGGCTGCCGCGTGCAGGCGCGCCGCGATGGCGACTTGATCAGCCTGGCATTCGTGCCCGATGCGCGCAGCAGCAATGCATTTGGCGACCTCGTGCGTATCTGATCCCCATTCATTCTCTTGCTATCGACCCTGGCTAGGCATCCAGGCGCGCCACGCCCGCACCTTGCCGCCGGTCCAGGAACAGGCTGTTGCCGTGGATTTTTTTCGCCTGCTTCTTTGCTTCGGCCGCCTGCGTGGCAATCTGATGGTGGGTGTAGTACTGGTGCGCCTCGACCTTGATGACGCCCAGGGATAAGCTGATCAATGAATAAAACACTTTCTTGCCCTGCCGGTCTTCGCTGATGTAGCCGCCCCGTTCGCAGTCGCTTGTGCTGTAATAGGCGAGAATGGCGGCGGCAAAGCGCTCCAGGATGGCCTGGCAGCGCGTTTCCCAGTCTTCGCTCTGGAACAGAATCATGAAATCGTCGCCGCCGATGTGGCCGATGAAGTCGCGGTTCGGGTCGCAATGGCTGCTGAGGATTTCCCCCGTCAGCTGGATCACGTCGTCACCCTTGCGGTAGCCGTATACATCGTTGAAGGGCTTGAAGTGGTCGAGGTCGCAATAGCAGACCCAGAAACGGGCACCGCTGTGCAGCAGGCGGTCGATATGCTCGTTAATGGGCACGTTGCCGGGCAGTTGCGTCAGCGGGTTGGCGTAACGCGCTGCATTGATCTGCATCTGCGTGATTTCGCGCATCAGGTCGTGGCCCGTGCCCATGCCCAGGTAGCGGCCCTCTTCGGTGATGATGAAGCCGTTGAACAGATGGTGGGCATCGGACTGCACCATGGTGTAGCTGAGTTCCTGCAAGCTCGTCTCGTGATCGGCAATCAGGGGCGTGGCATCCATGAACAGGCTGCATGATTTCTTGCCATACAGTTCGCGCTGGTAGGGACGGGCGAAGTGGTCGATCATCTCGAAGCGGCTGATCAGGCCCAGCGGCACGCCGTCATCGACGACGGGGATGATCATCAACTTCGGTTCTTTCAGGAAGATATCGTATACCTCGTTATTATTGCGCTGCGGCGAGACGGCCGCCACCCGGTGCAGCAGCTTGCGGATGCTGGAGCCGTTCTTTTCCAAGCTGCTGCGCTGCGGATACACGGCCACGCCGTTGCGCCCCAGCGCCTGCACCACTTCGGCCGGCAGCGCGCGAGCCGGCACCGCGTTGGGCCGTCCCAGGTGATAGCCTTGCCCGAAGGCCACGCCCAAGTCGCGCAAGACCAGCAATTCCGTCTGCGCCTCGATGCCTTCGGCAATGACCAGGGTGCCCGATTTTTCCGCGATTTCCTGGATCGAGCGCACGAACTGCAGTTTCACGGGATCATGATTGATGCCCTGGATGAAATGCATGTCGATTTTTACGTATTCCGGGCGCAGTTCCGACCACAGGCGCAAGCTGGAAAAGCCTTCGCCCAGGTCGTCGATGGCGATCTGGAAACCCATATTGCGGTAATGTAGCACCGCTTCGCGCATCAGCTCGTAATCGTAGGTGGGTTGGTTTTCCGTCAGCTCGATGATGACACGGTCCGGATTGATGCCGATGTGCTCGATGTATTCCAGCGTTTCGCCATGGCGGGCATTGCGTAGCAGCAGGCATTCGGGGCTGACATTGAGAAACAGCTTGCCCGGTAGCTGCAGTTCGGCAAAGCGTTCGAGCACCACTTGGCGGCACAAGTGTTCCACTTCCAGGGTCAGGTCATGCGCGCGCGCCACCTTGAACAGATTCATCGGCGCGTGCAGGGGGCTGTCGGACGGTCCCCGTATCAAGCCTTCGTAGCCGATGATGTCGCCGCTGTGCATGTGGATGATGGGCTGGAACAGTGCGCTGAGTTTGCGGCCCGCCAGGATCTCGTGCAAGGCATCCGTTCCTTCGATGGGCATGGGGGCCGATGGCGGCTTCAGGTAAGCCACATTCGATGGCATCGCGCCGGGCGGCGCGGCGGTGGTGGAAGGGAGGGCGAGAGTGTGCATAGGAGGATGTGGCGGCACGGCCTCTGGACGGGCCATGAACATGTTGCCTATAGTAAAGAAGATTTATGACAGCTTGATGAAACGTATTAGCTTTTGATAATGTTTCTTTCCTACCTGTCAGTTTGCCGATTCTCCCCAAAAACGTGATTTACCACGGCGTTTACTGTGGAAGTCCCAAACAAAAAACGGCAAATCCCGCAGATAACTGTGCTTTAAAAGTGGCAATCCGCGCTATGATTTCTCTTGGCGAAAGTCAACATGGGCAGCCGCCACGCGTGTTTGCGCGGCCTGCTTTCCTCGACATCCAACAATGAGACAAACAACCCATGCAATTACGTAGTGCAACCCTCATATTCAGCTTGCTGGCCGCTTTCGGTGGCAATGCCATGGCACAGTCCGCACCAGCATGCCCGGCAGGCGACGGCGCTCCCGTGACGTATCCGCTCAGCAAAAAAGTCGACCAGCAAGACAGCTATTTCGGCACCACCATCGCCGATCCGTACCGCTGGCTGGAAGACGCCAACAGTGCGGAAACGGGCGAATGGGTCACGGCGCAAAACAAGCTGACGCAGTCGTACCTGGGCACCATTCCCGAGCGCGCCGCGATCAAGCAGCGCCTGACCAAGCTGTGGAATTATGAGCGTTTCTCTACGCCAACGAAGCAGGGCGGCCGCTACTTCTACAGCCGCAACGACGGCTTGCAGAACCAGGCCGTGCTTTACACGGTGAAAAAACTGACGGACGAACCGCGCCTGCTGCTGGATCCGAACACCCTGTCCACCGATGGCACGGTGGCGCTGGCCGGCACCTCGATCAGCCCGAACGGCAAATACCTGGCCTATGCCACATCCGCTTCCGGTTCCGACTGGAACGAGTGGAAAGTGCGCGACATCGAATCGGGCAAGGATTTGACGGACCACATCAAATGGGCCAAGTTCTCGGGTGCCTCGTGGACCAAGGACAACAAGGGTTTCTTCTATAGCCGCTATGACGCGCCGAATGAAGCAACCAAGCTGGCTGATATCAATTACTTCCAGAAATTGTATTTCCACAAGATCGGTACGCCGCAAAGCGACGACGTGCTGGTCTTCGACCGTCCCGACCAGAAAGAATGGGCGTTTGGCGGCAGCACCGTCAGCGATGACGGCAATTATTTGATCATCACGGCCACGCAGGGCACGGAACGCAAGAACCGTGTCTTCTACAAGGATTTGCGCCAAAAGAACGCCAAGGTGGTGGGCTTGCTGGAAGCGTTCGACGCTTCCTACTCCTTCATCGACAACGACGGCCCCGTGTTCTTCTTCAAGACGGACAACAATGCGCCGAAATCGCGCGTAATCGCCATCGATACGCGCAAACCTGCGCCTGCCGACTGGAAAGAAGTCGTGCCGCAAAGCGCGGAAACCCTGGTTGCCGTCAACCTGATCAACAATCAGCTGGTGCTCGATTACCTGAAAGATGCGCAAACGCAAATCAAGATCGTCGACCTGAACGGCAAGCTGGTGCGCGAAGTGGCCTTGCCGGGCATCGGTTCGGCGGGAGGCTTTGCCGGTAAACGTAGCGACACGGAAACGTTCTACTCGTTTACCAGTTTTACGACGCCAGCGACCATCTACCGCTACGACATGAAGTCGGGCAAAAGTACGGTGTACCGCCAGCCGAAGGTCGATTTCGACCCGAATGCCTTTGAAACGCGCCAGCAATTCTTTACCAGCCGCGACGGCACCAAGGTGCCGATGTTCATCGTCTCGAAAAAAGGCATGAAGCTCGATGGCACGAACCCGACCTATCTGTACGGCTATGGCGGCTTCAATATTTCGCTCACGCCTAGCTTCTCCGTGGCGAATCTTGCCTGGGTGGAAATGGGCGGCGTCTACGTGATGGCCAACCTGCGCGGCGGCGGCGAATACGGCGAAGCCTGGCACCAGGCTGGCACCAAGCTGAACAAGCAAAACGTGTTCGACGATTTTATCGGCGCGGCGCAATGGCTGGTGGACAACAAGGTTACCTCGCCATCGAAACTGGCGATCGGCGGCGGCAGCAATGGCGGCCTGCTGGTGGGCGCGGCCATGACGCAGCGTC is from Janthinobacterium sp. 61 and encodes:
- a CDS encoding GGDEF domain-containing protein, with translation MPIEGTDALHEILAGRKLSALFQPIIHMHSGDIIGYEGLIRGPSDSPLHAPMNLFKVARAHDLTLEVEHLCRQVVLERFAELQLPGKLFLNVSPECLLLRNARHGETLEYIEHIGINPDRVIIELTENQPTYDYELMREAVLHYRNMGFQIAIDDLGEGFSSLRLWSELRPEYVKIDMHFIQGINHDPVKLQFVRSIQEIAEKSGTLVIAEGIEAQTELLVLRDLGVAFGQGYHLGRPNAVPARALPAEVVQALGRNGVAVYPQRSSLEKNGSSIRKLLHRVAAVSPQRNNNEVYDIFLKEPKLMIIPVVDDGVPLGLISRFEMIDHFARPYQRELYGKKSCSLFMDATPLIADHETSLQELSYTMVQSDAHHLFNGFIITEEGRYLGMGTGHDLMREITQMQINAARYANPLTQLPGNVPINEHIDRLLHSGARFWVCYCDLDHFKPFNDVYGYRKGDDVIQLTGEILSSHCDPNRDFIGHIGGDDFMILFQSEDWETRCQAILERFAAAILAYYSTSDCERGGYISEDRQGKKVFYSLISLSLGVIKVEAHQYYTHHQIATQAAEAKKQAKKIHGNSLFLDRRQGAGVARLDA
- a CDS encoding DUF6386 family protein; translated protein: MTAGTTARVCTDTATLCVFDPALLRHKLDDDCDWWSIPGAELAAVNAGQVAFFNVSGDGAYDLVVHAELAEPHVSVHLAVVSGRVFIGAGEDVTGGGLEPDTAFGGLFVDVPVGGCRVQARRDGDLISLAFVPDARSSNAFGDLVRI
- a CDS encoding prolyl oligopeptidase family protein, whose translation is MQLRSATLIFSLLAAFGGNAMAQSAPACPAGDGAPVTYPLSKKVDQQDSYFGTTIADPYRWLEDANSAETGEWVTAQNKLTQSYLGTIPERAAIKQRLTKLWNYERFSTPTKQGGRYFYSRNDGLQNQAVLYTVKKLTDEPRLLLDPNTLSTDGTVALAGTSISPNGKYLAYATSASGSDWNEWKVRDIESGKDLTDHIKWAKFSGASWTKDNKGFFYSRYDAPNEATKLADINYFQKLYFHKIGTPQSDDVLVFDRPDQKEWAFGGSTVSDDGNYLIITATQGTERKNRVFYKDLRQKNAKVVGLLEAFDASYSFIDNDGPVFFFKTDNNAPKSRVIAIDTRKPAPADWKEVVPQSAETLVAVNLINNQLVLDYLKDAQTQIKIVDLNGKLVREVALPGIGSAGGFAGKRSDTETFYSFTSFTTPATIYRYDMKSGKSTVYRQPKVDFDPNAFETRQQFFTSRDGTKVPMFIVSKKGMKLDGTNPTYLYGYGGFNISLTPSFSVANLAWVEMGGVYVMANLRGGGEYGEAWHQAGTKLNKQNVFDDFIGAAQWLVDNKVTSPSKLAIGGGSNGGLLVGAAMTQRPDLFAAAIPQVGVLDMLRFHKFTVGWGWVPDYGSSDDAEQFKALVKYSPLHNLKAGGCYPATMITTADHDDRVVPAHSFKFAAAAQAAQGGPAPVLIRIDSKAGHGAGKPTTKQIEEVADRWGFLSRSLKMTPVVAEPAKVAAQ